A region from the Oncorhynchus keta strain PuntledgeMale-10-30-2019 chromosome 5, Oket_V2, whole genome shotgun sequence genome encodes:
- the LOC127930218 gene encoding protein tweety homolog 2-like, giving the protein MIMVFGVISLVLSWASLGAGTATAVSTSDFCVSPDKFIANRTKEFLSAEVTHYYLYCSQSLPNPFQQSLTIFQRSLTTMQIQIQGLLQFSVPVFPTAERDLLGIQRLLNSTEFNLNQLTAMLDCRGLHKNYLDGLMGVCYDGVEGLLYLCLFSLLSVSAFCAMLCAIPRAWTLITSRDRAYDDIDEEDPFNPQARHMTFNPSRASHVHSFCSYSSSLDGQASPHPPPQTAAILPTSEYMNQSMLFGGNPRYENVPLIGRGSPPPSYSPRMRTTYLSMTDAQIRHFGTDFQQV; this is encoded by the exons AT gATCATGGTGTTTGGGGTGATATCTCTGGTCCTGAGCTGGGCATCACTAGGAGCAGGCACTGCTACTGCCGTG AGCACCAGTGACTTCTGTGTGTCTCCAGACAAGTTCATAGCAAACAGGACCAAGGAGTTCCTCAGTGCAG AAGTGACACACTACTACCTGTATTGCAGTCAGAGTCTACCCAACCCTTTCCAACAG tcTCTGACTATCTTCCAGAGGTCTCTGACCACCATGCAGATCCAGATACAAGGACTACTGCAGTTCTCTGTACCTGTCTTCCCTACTGCTGAG AGAGATCTTCTGGGCATCCAGCGCCTGCTGAACTCCACAGAGTTCAACTTGAACCAGTTAACAGCCATGCTAGACTGCAGGGGGCTCCATAAG AACTACCTGGATGGTCTGATGGGGGTGTGTTATGACGGGGTGGAGGGTCTCCTCtacctctgcctcttctctctgctgTCGGTCAGTGCCTTCTGTGCCATGCTGTGTGCCATCCCCCGGGCATGGACCCTCATCACCAGCAG GGACAGGGCCTATGATGACATCGATGAGGAGGATCCGTTTAACCCCCAGGCCCGTCATATGACCTTCAACCCCAGCAGAGCCAGCCATGTACACAGCTTCTGTAGCTACAGCAGCAGTCTGGACGGCCAGGCCAGTCCACACCCTCCACCACAGACTGCCGCCATCCTCCCCACCTCAGAGTACAT GAATCAGTCCATGCTGTTTGGAGGGAACCCTCGTTATGAGAACGTTCCTCTGATCGGGAGGGGATCCCCGCCACCCTCG